The following are from one region of the Fusarium verticillioides 7600 chromosome 1, whole genome shotgun sequence genome:
- a CDS encoding serine/threonine protein kinase, producing the protein MGQWWVDSRIEATVTRSYVASQLLPDEIERLDRPVAFGGEDLTERTYWESIRNDAPRLFLILVDLGVPDQIFGVVDDGWDDAELPIALEDVDRLLLTATRDEKVEKKFYQRQFHYLLKPLQRGNHVSYKDNEVVPLDVVEKPSLPTHKSHGNDKVRLPNVPGEVFYRRRYVLGNGPGTMPVQDFLDAVHGIKGLQNEHMISYWASYTQHGYGYVLFTPAGDFTLKSFLATTPSQFKHLAKARRRELVMNWILCLVDTLCDFHGKNQSHGYIKPSTIFFTNQNHVFYSDSTRLTPDNVILHTDKSSFDRERYDYAAPELWSRPAGATSPTGRFPSDEHFGMVQTYDPSGSPTAMFIAPNPQLSGQQADIFSVGCIILELLSFLVKRTTSKFATFRSAKHKTAGRGGAVLDTSFHKNLGQVEAWMSGLAKDASRKSSSSKDGANILKGVTPMLHVVTGMLAMNPYDRPPAIEVQQRIYQILTEVCGISEPHCVHQYTHDLESSFGGLQIQAVGDGMMGVSPPGGSNTTYGTPRTYEHSRNGSSGGYSQVSRTTGSSETDMDAIHTVGSVGLQQIRTQGSWPRNIAYTQHTNVAQYPVGQWDAM; encoded by the coding sequence ATGGGACAGTGGTGGGTTGACTCTCGCATCGAAGCTACCGTTACCCGGTCTTATGTCGCCAGTCAACTCCTCCCGGATGAGATTGAGCGCCTAGACCGCCCAGTCGCCTTTGGCGGCGAGGACTTGACAGAGCGCACCTACTGGGAGAGCATTCGAAATGATGCGCCTCGCTTATTCctcattctcgtcgaccTTGGTGTGCCAGATCAGATCTTTGGTGTTGTCGACGACGGCTGGGATGACGCTGAGCTACCGATTGCCCTAGAGGACGTGGATCGCCTCTTGTTAACAGCAACCCGTGATGAGaaagtcgagaagaagttttATCAGCGCCAGTTTCATTACCTTCTCAAACCCTTGCAGCGAGGGAACCATGTGTCGTACAAGGACAACGAAGTAGTACCCCTAGACGTGGTCGAGAAGCCTTCCTTGCCAACGCACAAGTCGCACGGAAACGACAAGGTCAGACTTCCAAATGTTCCAGGGGAAGTCTTTTATCGAAGACGATATGTGCTGGGTAATGGACCTGGGACTATGCCCGTGCAAGACTTTCTTGATGCTGTCCATGGGATCAAGGGTCTGCAGAACGAGCACATGATCTCTTATTGGGCGTCGTATACGCAGCATGGGTATGGATACGTTTTGTTTACGCCAGCTGGTGACTTTACTCTAAAGTCATTCCTGGCGACGACACCATCACAGTTCAAACATCTTGCCAAAGCTCGTCGGAGGGAGCTTGTGATGAACTGGATTTTGTGTCTTGTCGACACACTCTGTGACTTCCACGGAAAGAATCAATCGCATGGATACATCAAACCTTcaaccatcttctttacCAACCAAAATCACGTCTTTTACTCCGACTCAACACGGCTCACCCCCGACAACGTGATTCTCCATACCGATAAATCGTCGTTTGACCGTGAACGGTACGACTATGCAGCACCAGAACTGTGGTCTCGACCTGCAGGAGCGACGAGCCCGACCGGTAGATTCCCGTCTGATGAGCATTTCGGTATGGTGCAGACGTACGACCCGAGCGGCTCACCAACCGCGATGTTCATTGCGCCAAACCCTCAGCTAAGCGGACAACAAGCCGACATCTTCTCAGTAGGCTGCATCATCCTAGAGCTCTTATCATTCTTAGTCAAACGGACGACGAGCAAGTTTGCGACCTTTCGATCAGCGAAACACAAGACGGCCGGTCGAGGCGGCGCAGTGTTGGATACGTCTTTTCACAAGAACCTTGGACAGGTGGAAGCGTGGATGTCAGGTCTTGCCAAAGATGCGTCTCGGAAGTCATCGTCGAGCAAAGACGGCGCGAATATTCTCAAGGGTGTAACACCTATGCTGCACGTCGTGACGGGCATGCTGGCGATGAACCCATACGACCGACCTCCGGCGATTGAAGTGCAACAGCGCATTTATCAGATTCTGACTGAAGTTTGTGGTATCTCAGAGCCACACTGCGTACATCAGTATACGCACGATCTCGAATCCTCGTTTGGAGGGCTGCAGATTcaggctgttggtgatggcatgATGGGCGTCAGTCCGCCTGGCGGGTCCAACACCACCTATGGTACACCACGGACGTACGAACACAGCCGAAATGGCAGCAGTGGAGGTTATTCACAAGTAAGCCGGACGACAGGAAGCAGCGAAACCGACATGGATGCTATACACACCGTAGGGTCAGTCGGTCTTCAACAGATACGGACTCAGGGTTCATGGCCTCGCAATATCGCGTATACACAGCACACGAACGTAGCGCAATACCCCGTGGGCCAATGGGATGCCATGTGA